Proteins encoded together in one Chryseobacterium taklimakanense window:
- a CDS encoding tetratricopeptide repeat protein, with product MIKRIYIAYIFTFFGFFYTFAQESYKTLIFEGNQQFEKGNYESSSSKFLGAVKQNPKDFAAHYNLGNSLYKQKKYDEARAEYEKASAFAQTKADKTAALYNQGNAYMQSENPQKAAELYKQALKYDPYNETVRKNYEIAMLKDKENQQKQEGKDGKSGGGGGKDKSKDSKKDPKGDPQNGGQGNKQQGQGNGQDPNETKNQNNGSNIPKDAQDAILNRIEGRERETARKILNKNSYAVPQSNEKDW from the coding sequence ATGATAAAAAGAATTTATATAGCGTATATTTTTACCTTCTTTGGCTTTTTCTACACTTTTGCACAGGAGAGCTACAAAACATTGATCTTCGAAGGAAACCAGCAGTTTGAGAAAGGGAATTACGAAAGTTCTTCCTCAAAATTTCTTGGTGCCGTAAAACAGAACCCGAAAGATTTTGCAGCTCACTATAACCTTGGCAACTCGCTTTACAAACAGAAAAAATATGATGAAGCCAGGGCCGAGTACGAAAAAGCATCCGCCTTTGCCCAGACTAAAGCTGATAAAACTGCAGCGCTGTACAACCAGGGCAATGCTTATATGCAGAGCGAGAATCCGCAAAAAGCAGCCGAACTTTACAAACAGGCTCTTAAATACGATCCCTACAACGAGACCGTTCGCAAGAACTACGAAATCGCCATGCTGAAAGATAAAGAAAATCAACAAAAGCAGGAAGGTAAAGACGGCAAAAGCGGCGGCGGTGGCGGAAAAGATAAATCTAAAGACAGCAAAAAAGACCCGAAAGGCGATCCACAAAATGGTGGCCAGGGAAACAAGCAGCAGGGCCAGGGCAATGGCCAGGATCCGAACGAAACTAAAAACCAAAACAACGGCAGCAATATCCCGAAAGATGCACAGGATGCAATCCTAAACCGGATTGAAGGCAGAGAGCGGGAAACAGCCCGGAAAATTTTAAACAAAAACTCCTACGCAGTACCACAAAGCAACGAGAAAGACTGGTAA
- a CDS encoding vWA domain-containing protein, with amino-acid sequence MDWSLGNYWYLLLLLVIPFIGVILIAFVKWRNARKSLFAEQRFQDELFEKTNKFSKIFPVLYLLAFTFLIFSIVDLLGGNEQVKSQQKMNNVIFLLDVSNSMNAEDIQPNRMTMAKNVMVNSLKGFTNDRVGIVVFAGEARSIMPLTTDFTAAETYISGIETSIVQIQGTDFLKAMQEVVKKFKNVPKGARQIVLISDGEDNEGNDKAALNLAKKEGIRITSVGIGTEEGAPVPEYVYGQLMGYKVYMTTGQTVVSRRQTNALSYLASGTGGNYIDGNSLEDASKKIVSSLNEKGGVTNVMIDSQNAVHYYQYFLAVSLLLFLMIYLLNPKRDFNI; translated from the coding sequence ATGGACTGGAGTTTAGGAAATTATTGGTACCTGCTTTTGCTTTTGGTCATTCCTTTTATTGGAGTGATCCTTATTGCATTTGTAAAATGGAGAAATGCCAGGAAATCACTTTTTGCGGAACAGCGCTTTCAGGATGAATTGTTCGAGAAAACGAATAAATTTTCAAAGATTTTTCCGGTATTATATCTTTTGGCGTTTACTTTTTTAATCTTTTCAATTGTGGATTTATTGGGTGGGAATGAACAGGTGAAATCGCAGCAGAAAATGAATAACGTGATTTTCCTTCTTGATGTATCCAATTCTATGAATGCGGAAGATATACAGCCCAACCGAATGACCATGGCTAAAAATGTCATGGTGAATTCTTTGAAAGGTTTTACCAATGATAGGGTAGGCATTGTGGTTTTTGCCGGTGAAGCCCGTTCCATTATGCCTTTGACCACGGATTTTACGGCTGCAGAAACTTATATCAGCGGCATCGAAACCTCCATTGTCCAGATTCAGGGAACCGATTTTCTGAAAGCGATGCAGGAGGTTGTTAAGAAATTCAAAAATGTTCCGAAAGGTGCAAGGCAAATCGTTCTCATCAGCGATGGCGAGGATAATGAAGGTAATGATAAAGCTGCCCTAAACCTTGCAAAAAAAGAGGGCATCCGGATCACGAGTGTAGGAATCGGCACCGAAGAAGGCGCGCCTGTTCCGGAATACGTTTACGGCCAACTGATGGGTTATAAAGTGTATATGACCACCGGGCAAACCGTTGTGAGCAGGCGCCAGACCAATGCGCTGTCTTACCTGGCAAGCGGAACCGGCGGAAATTATATCGACGGCAACAGCCTGGAAGATGCCTCAAAAAAAATAGTGAGCAGCCTCAACGAAAAAGGAGGCGTCACCAACGTCATGATTGATTCTCAGAACGCTGTACATTATTATCAGTATTTTTTGGCAGTCTCTTTGTTATTATTCCTTATGATTTATTTGCTTAATCCGAAACGCGATTTTAATATTTGA
- a CDS encoding vWA domain-containing protein, whose amino-acid sequence MFDFNFEFHSPWFLLLFLSFIPLLLRDLGKKRRKGIRVPTTANMSENRSFLFVLFLLKISKYIILSALIIAMARPRTFTISDQHDETKGIDIMLTIDTSLSMLSKDLEPDRLRALQGIAVDFVRQRPNDRIGLVTYSGEAVTKVPVTTDHQIVIDEIQNIDPLELNPGTAIGEGLSVAVSHLRHSKAKSKIIILMTDGVNTIENAMAPQVAADLALSNNIKVYTIGIGTNGYALMPTNVDIFGELVFTETEVKIDEPALLDIARKTGGKYFRATSNSSLAEVYNEINQMEKSDVKSSKLYNYKEYFRLFLWIAFFTLLADALLRWFFYKSVL is encoded by the coding sequence ATGTTTGATTTTAATTTCGAATTTCACAGTCCGTGGTTTCTGCTGCTTTTTCTTTCTTTTATTCCTCTGCTTTTAAGAGACTTAGGGAAAAAGAGAAGGAAGGGCATCAGGGTTCCTACAACGGCAAATATGTCTGAAAACAGGAGTTTCCTCTTCGTTTTGTTTTTGCTGAAAATATCAAAATACATCATTCTTTCGGCACTCATCATCGCAATGGCGAGGCCAAGAACTTTTACCATTTCTGATCAGCACGACGAAACGAAAGGTATTGATATTATGCTTACGATTGATACTTCCCTCAGTATGCTTTCAAAAGATTTGGAGCCCGACCGGCTTCGCGCTTTGCAGGGTATTGCCGTTGATTTTGTGAGGCAAAGGCCTAATGACAGAATCGGTTTGGTAACCTATTCCGGGGAAGCGGTGACAAAAGTGCCGGTAACGACCGACCACCAGATTGTGATTGATGAAATACAGAATATAGATCCGCTGGAACTAAATCCGGGAACTGCCATTGGAGAGGGGCTTTCAGTAGCGGTAAGCCATTTGAGGCACAGCAAAGCGAAAAGCAAAATCATAATCCTGATGACCGACGGTGTAAATACCATCGAAAACGCAATGGCACCCCAAGTGGCTGCAGATCTGGCTTTAAGCAATAATATTAAAGTTTATACGATAGGAATCGGGACCAACGGCTATGCGCTGATGCCGACGAATGTGGATATTTTCGGGGAACTCGTTTTTACGGAAACTGAAGTGAAGATAGATGAGCCTGCACTTTTGGATATTGCCCGCAAAACCGGCGGAAAATACTTCCGGGCCACATCAAATTCAAGCTTAGCGGAAGTTTATAATGAAATCAACCAAATGGAAAAATCCGATGTGAAATCGTCGAAATTATACAATTATAAGGAATATTTCAGGCTGTTTTTGTGGATCGCATTTTTTACTTTGCTGGCAGACGCGCTTTTGAGATGGTTCTTTTATAAATCTGTGCTGTGA
- a CDS encoding BatD family protein: MKKLLYILTFFISISAFSQTLYSVLEKKTIALGEPNVYKIRVDGLAGKTVQLPPKNELLPFHFEEISDSISVQADTYERVVEFTVFEEGKFTIPAFEVKIGDEVSKTIAYELEVINTAQKGDKINDIMKNKSVKMDVKSYWELYKWYILGLLALIALIIAIVMIVRYGKKRKSSPVVATNHTLKQLDQLKRKKYIEAGNYRSFYVELIDITRNFLTKQYRIPADVLLTDDLIDAMKRNQTISQSNEKIVEDIFLRGDLVKFAKTFPDKETMDKDFNDMRDFVKRSSKDLEFENLRKDV; the protein is encoded by the coding sequence TTGAAAAAACTTTTATACATACTTACTTTTTTCATCAGTATTTCGGCTTTTTCGCAAACGCTTTATTCGGTGCTTGAGAAAAAAACGATTGCCCTCGGCGAACCCAATGTCTATAAAATCCGTGTCGACGGGTTGGCAGGAAAAACCGTTCAGCTGCCACCTAAAAACGAACTTCTGCCTTTTCATTTTGAAGAAATCAGCGACAGTATTTCGGTGCAGGCCGATACTTATGAAAGAGTGGTGGAATTTACCGTTTTCGAAGAAGGAAAATTTACGATTCCGGCTTTTGAGGTGAAAATCGGCGATGAGGTTTCCAAAACCATTGCATACGAACTTGAAGTCATTAATACCGCCCAGAAAGGCGACAAGATCAATGATATCATGAAAAATAAGAGCGTGAAAATGGATGTAAAAAGTTACTGGGAGCTTTACAAATGGTACATTCTCGGTTTGCTTGCGCTCATTGCTCTGATCATAGCCATTGTAATGATTGTAAGATATGGTAAAAAACGTAAATCCTCGCCGGTCGTGGCTACAAACCATACTCTGAAACAGCTGGACCAACTGAAACGGAAAAAATACATCGAAGCCGGCAACTACCGCTCATTTTATGTGGAACTGATTGATATTACCAGGAATTTCCTCACGAAACAGTACAGAATTCCTGCAGATGTGTTGCTTACGGATGATTTGATTGATGCGATGAAGCGTAACCAGACGATTTCCCAATCCAACGAAAAAATAGTGGAAGACATCTTTCTGCGAGGTGATTTGGTGAAATTTGCCAAAACTTTTCCGGATAAGGAGACGATGGATAAGGATTTTAATGATATGCGGGATTTTGTAAAACGCTCATCGAAAGATCTGGAATTTGAAAACTTGAGGAAAGATGTTTGA
- a CDS encoding DUF58 domain-containing protein has translation MQIKDIVKKVKQIEIRTRKKSEATLMGQYHSAFKGQGMTFSEVRPYQFGDEIRRIDWNKTARFKEPYVKVMEEERELTVMLMVDISSSMDYGTKTALKREFVAEICASLGFSAAGNNDKVGLILFADKVYKVIPPQKGRKHILAIISQILTADYVPAKTDIDGALQYMMNVFKKKSFVFMFSDFEDDFSKKILGVAAKKHSLLAMRVFDEKDREIPDIGYTLFRDAETGKQVWANTSNKRWRYNFAEKQKQRIHQIKEDFENSAAGFMNINTGEDYSKFLYQYFQKR, from the coding sequence ATGCAAATAAAAGATATTGTAAAAAAAGTAAAGCAAATAGAAATCCGGACCCGCAAGAAATCGGAGGCTACGCTTATGGGGCAATATCATTCTGCATTCAAAGGCCAGGGAATGACGTTTTCCGAGGTTCGCCCGTATCAGTTTGGCGACGAAATTCGCCGGATCGACTGGAACAAGACCGCACGCTTCAAGGAACCATACGTAAAAGTAATGGAAGAGGAGCGCGAGCTCACCGTGATGCTGATGGTGGACATTTCCTCATCAATGGATTACGGGACGAAAACAGCACTGAAACGGGAATTCGTGGCAGAAATCTGCGCAAGCTTAGGTTTTTCAGCGGCTGGAAATAATGATAAAGTCGGACTGATTTTATTTGCCGATAAAGTTTATAAAGTTATTCCGCCACAAAAAGGCAGAAAGCATATTTTAGCCATCATTTCACAGATTCTCACCGCGGATTATGTGCCTGCCAAAACCGATATAGACGGCGCTTTGCAGTATATGATGAATGTCTTTAAAAAGAAATCTTTTGTTTTTATGTTTTCAGATTTTGAGGACGATTTCAGTAAAAAGATACTGGGTGTGGCTGCAAAAAAGCATTCACTTTTGGCGATGCGTGTTTTTGATGAAAAAGACCGTGAAATTCCGGATATCGGTTACACCCTGTTCCGCGATGCAGAAACCGGAAAACAGGTTTGGGCAAACACTTCAAACAAAAGATGGCGCTACAATTTTGCTGAAAAACAAAAACAGCGCATCCATCAAATAAAAGAAGATTTTGAAAACAGCGCAGCAGGCTTTATGAACATCAATACCGGCGAGGATTATTCTAAATTTTTGTATCAATATTTTCAGAAAAGATAA
- a CDS encoding AAA family ATPase → MSELNQAEDIKQLTEKVREQNYYFTLLKEEINKAIVGQEYMIDRLLIGLLGNGHVLLEGVPGLAKTLAIKSLAEAVHGDFSRIQFTPDLLPADVVGTQIYNIKENDFSIKRGPIFANFVLADEINRAPSKVQSALLEAMQEKQVTIGDETMPLPKPFLVLATQNPIDQEGTYLLPEAQSDRFMLKCKIDYPEFEDERKVMRMVSTSHQPQIKPVISLQNVVEAKNLINQIYLDEKIEKYILDMVFATRFPEKYGLSDLKNYISFGASPRASINLAIASRAYAFLKNRAFVIPEDVKAVAKDVLRHRVGLSFEAEAEEIDAEEIISRILAKIQAP, encoded by the coding sequence ATGTCAGAATTAAATCAGGCGGAAGATATTAAACAACTAACCGAAAAAGTAAGGGAACAAAACTATTATTTTACATTACTGAAAGAAGAGATCAATAAAGCGATTGTAGGTCAGGAGTATATGATCGACAGGCTTTTGATAGGGCTTTTGGGTAATGGCCATGTTCTTCTTGAAGGTGTTCCGGGACTTGCTAAAACCTTAGCCATAAAATCTTTGGCAGAAGCTGTCCACGGGGATTTTTCCAGAATTCAGTTTACACCCGACCTCTTGCCGGCTGATGTGGTTGGCACGCAGATTTACAATATTAAAGAAAACGACTTCTCTATAAAACGCGGTCCTATTTTTGCGAATTTCGTTTTGGCAGATGAGATCAACCGTGCGCCTTCCAAGGTGCAGTCTGCGCTTTTGGAAGCCATGCAGGAAAAGCAGGTAACCATCGGAGATGAAACCATGCCTTTGCCTAAACCTTTCCTTGTTTTAGCGACACAAAATCCGATCGATCAGGAAGGAACTTACCTTTTGCCGGAAGCGCAAAGCGACCGTTTTATGCTGAAATGTAAAATTGATTATCCTGAATTTGAAGATGAAAGAAAAGTGATGCGGATGGTTTCCACTTCGCACCAACCGCAGATTAAACCGGTAATTTCCCTTCAGAATGTTGTTGAAGCCAAAAATTTAATCAACCAGATTTATCTCGACGAGAAAATTGAAAAATACATCCTTGATATGGTTTTTGCAACCAGATTTCCGGAAAAATACGGACTTTCTGACCTGAAAAATTATATCAGTTTCGGGGCATCACCAAGAGCATCCATCAACCTTGCAATCGCTTCCAGAGCTTATGCCTTCCTCAAAAACAGGGCATTTGTAATTCCTGAAGATGTAAAAGCGGTGGCAAAAGACGTCCTGCGCCACAGAGTCGGGCTGAGTTTTGAAGCAGAAGCAGAAGAAATCGATGCAGAAGAGATTATCAGCAGAATTTTAGCTAAAATTCAGGCGCCATAA
- a CDS encoding DinB family protein encodes MNYHFQAHRQVRKNLLDILQNTSLEDMMTVPDGFNNNIYWNIAHVVATQQLLCYYLSGNPFRIDKYWIETYKKGTLPNLSVQPSEVEDLAFLLTETSKILMKDYDADFFSDYTPYTTSFGMDLKSIQDAIIFNNMHESLHYGYVLAQKRALIGEKY; translated from the coding sequence ATGAACTATCATTTTCAGGCGCACAGGCAGGTCAGGAAAAATCTTCTTGATATCTTGCAGAACACTTCTCTGGAAGATATGATGACGGTTCCTGACGGTTTCAACAATAATATTTACTGGAATATTGCACACGTGGTGGCCACACAGCAACTGCTGTGCTACTATCTGAGCGGTAACCCCTTCAGAATTGATAAATACTGGATTGAAACTTATAAAAAAGGAACGCTGCCAAACCTTAGTGTGCAGCCGTCTGAAGTGGAAGACCTGGCATTTTTGCTCACCGAGACTTCAAAAATTCTGATGAAGGATTACGATGCCGATTTCTTTTCGGATTACACACCGTACACCACCAGTTTTGGTATGGATCTGAAGAGCATTCAGGATGCCATCATTTTCAACAATATGCACGAAAGCCTGCATTACGGCTATGTTTTAGCCCAGAAGAGAGCTCTAATAGGAGAAAAATATTAA
- the rlmB gene encoding 23S rRNA (guanosine(2251)-2'-O)-methyltransferase RlmB has protein sequence MKDDFIFGLRPVIEAIEAGKTIDKIFVQNTLQGPIYAELKTILSKHKIRPNYVPVEKLNRFTRKNHQGVVAFISDVPFHKIEDLLPQIFEEGRTPFLLILDRLTDVRNFGAICRTAECVGIDAVIIPEKGAAPINSDAIKTSAGAIYNIKICKQNNLAHTVDFLQQSGVQVFAASEKAQKLIYDVDFTEPCALVMGNEETGISKEVLHHADEKIKLPIEGKTQSLNVSVACGAILYEAVRQKNLKA, from the coding sequence ATGAAAGACGATTTCATATTCGGTTTACGCCCGGTGATCGAGGCGATAGAAGCCGGCAAAACCATCGATAAAATTTTTGTGCAGAATACGCTTCAGGGACCGATTTATGCAGAACTGAAAACCATTCTTTCAAAACATAAAATCCGCCCGAATTACGTTCCTGTAGAGAAACTCAACCGTTTTACCCGGAAAAACCATCAGGGCGTTGTTGCTTTTATTTCGGATGTTCCGTTTCATAAAATCGAGGATCTTTTACCCCAAATTTTCGAGGAAGGCAGAACGCCGTTTCTTCTGATTCTCGACCGTCTAACAGACGTAAGGAATTTTGGAGCCATCTGCAGAACTGCAGAATGCGTGGGCATCGATGCCGTAATCATCCCCGAAAAAGGCGCAGCACCGATCAATTCTGATGCGATAAAAACTTCAGCGGGCGCGATTTACAACATCAAAATCTGTAAGCAAAATAATTTGGCTCATACGGTGGATTTCCTGCAGCAAAGCGGCGTTCAGGTTTTTGCTGCGAGCGAAAAGGCTCAAAAATTAATTTATGATGTCGATTTCACTGAGCCATGCGCTTTGGTGATGGGCAACGAAGAAACCGGAATTTCAAAAGAAGTCTTGCACCATGCAGATGAAAAAATAAAACTCCCGATTGAGGGAAAAACGCAGTCGCTGAACGTTTCTGTAGCCTGCGGCGCGATACTGTACGAAGCGGTAAGACAGAAGAACTTGAAAGCTTAA
- a CDS encoding DUF6263 family protein — translation MKKLAALAILSLAVVACKKDTKTITKTDPKTGEKVTVEVPVSDSANTPTAVVAANPAIKEVNGVYTQTFKLEKGATYPLTTYQRNVQTMTGPDGKSVSGTSNSTDEMSFTVNDFKDGVYDISINLLGKSNSQTANGKTVSVDTKSAAPADANLKMMWTMNKALVGNKLQMKMKENGEVVSISGFEPVYAKIGTAASGQIKDAKQKSAFVNSFKQSFNQNSIKEQFTKNLMILPKTGAKIGQSWTETENATPDGSVKLTTTYTLKSVDNGLMTVTVSGGIPKKSDKKSQQGMTHSISSELSQNGTVLVDQNTGWIKNQNVSVKTTQTESLSDGKQTQTMKSSTTSTVIVNPQNK, via the coding sequence ATGAAAAAATTAGCAGCATTAGCAATCCTTTCATTAGCTGTGGTTGCCTGCAAAAAAGATACAAAGACCATCACTAAAACCGACCCTAAAACCGGAGAAAAAGTGACTGTTGAAGTTCCTGTAAGTGATTCTGCAAATACACCAACTGCAGTTGTGGCGGCAAATCCCGCGATAAAGGAGGTCAACGGGGTTTATACACAAACTTTCAAACTCGAAAAAGGTGCAACTTATCCTTTGACCACTTACCAAAGAAACGTGCAGACCATGACCGGCCCGGACGGAAAATCAGTTTCGGGAACGTCAAATTCCACTGATGAAATGTCTTTCACTGTTAATGATTTCAAAGACGGCGTTTACGATATCAGCATAAATCTTTTGGGTAAAAGCAATTCGCAGACGGCTAACGGAAAAACGGTTTCTGTCGATACAAAATCTGCAGCGCCAGCTGACGCCAACCTGAAAATGATGTGGACTATGAACAAAGCGCTGGTGGGCAATAAACTTCAGATGAAAATGAAGGAAAACGGCGAAGTGGTTTCTATCAGCGGTTTTGAGCCGGTTTATGCAAAAATTGGCACTGCAGCGTCCGGACAGATCAAGGATGCAAAGCAAAAAAGCGCTTTTGTAAACAGCTTTAAGCAAAGTTTCAACCAAAACTCAATCAAGGAACAGTTTACTAAAAATCTGATGATTTTACCAAAAACAGGCGCAAAGATCGGCCAGAGCTGGACAGAAACTGAAAACGCAACACCGGACGGAAGTGTAAAGCTGACGACTACTTACACCCTTAAAAGTGTCGACAACGGACTAATGACCGTAACCGTATCCGGCGGCATACCGAAAAAATCTGATAAAAAATCCCAGCAGGGAATGACACACAGCATCAGTTCTGAACTTTCACAAAACGGAACCGTACTCGTGGACCAGAATACCGGCTGGATCAAAAACCAGAATGTTTCTGTAAAAACCACTCAGACCGAGAGTTTATCAGACGGGAAACAAACCCAGACGATGAAAAGTTCTACCACCTCTACCGTGATCGTGAACCCGCAAAACAAATAA